From a region of the Synechococcus sp. PCC 7502 genome:
- a CDS encoding ATP synthase I subunit, which yields MKVLPAKSKEFKKSSKAIAASNLSSSSVDDYESLKLKLFIITLALAGFIFLAVVGFYGLGVALNYLLGACTGVVYLKMLAKSVDELGKTRKRLGYSRFGVFIAVFILAARLHQLQILPIFLGFITYKAAVLVILTQDLLPMPKSDTNQK from the coding sequence TTGAAAGTTCTTCCTGCCAAAAGTAAAGAGTTTAAAAAGTCTAGTAAGGCGATCGCTGCTAGTAATTTGTCTTCAAGTTCCGTAGATGATTATGAAAGCTTAAAGCTAAAGCTATTTATCATTACTCTTGCCCTAGCAGGCTTCATCTTTTTGGCGGTAGTTGGCTTCTATGGTTTAGGTGTCGCTCTAAATTATTTGTTAGGCGCGTGCACTGGTGTGGTTTACTTAAAAATGTTGGCGAAAAGTGTAGATGAGCTGGGTAAGACAAGAAAACGTCTGGGGTATTCCCGTTTTGGAGTATTTATCGCCGTGTTTATCTTAGCTGCTCGGCTCCATCAGTTACAAATTTTGCCAATTTTTTTGGGATTTATAACTTATAAAGCTGCAGTATTAGTAATTTTGACTCAGGATTTACTACCTATGCCAAAATCTGATACCAATCAAAAATAG
- the xisF gene encoding fdxN element excision recombinase XisF yields the protein MRIYGCTNQRDLVELPNTHLEKIYNIVLPNSSSNKRIIGYARLSSREQHLEGYSLEAQMMRLINAGCNEIIFDIQSGRQYKERDRKGFQELLRLIELGQVDELVVDRIDRLGRSVLSIRKAIDFLSAKGQKLRSLREQIDTDTASGKLMLNMHASLAEYYSDALSEAVKNGHRGMRERNSAYFPIFGYKVENQKYVPDYTEVLCLIDGRQTLTKVDIAKDLIKTYLEFRSFRAARIAIAKKYGINHIPDTACGRGSNQQGRVKMPITSAGFSSWLNNPILRGHTCYGRSGKQRTRHSSKWDIRVNTHEGIMSESEYQEVSQLLQWNVDHHVRHNGKTKPIHPLSGLIKCAECGGTHRVYYTMGREKVYMYGCSNYANYRSCTQKQVIQYRLVEPLVLKILSERAVNLAQLANTVNPVPEIPKLRELRSQLLGLENLGNNPALEAAKRDLQRQIELIQFEQKSNELNAKSVHSLTAEVFANPLYWSTLDQQNKQDIFRALIKEILVRGQYVLGVTLRDGHAVQFPDLKVPKELKGHKIVVGTKVIVCSRWGDRKEGEVTQITYRSNTESTKRLTVNCEKETIYFDRRTGREVPPSGKVDRYVVTRWIEIETKDKPSIHCPVCNSDRLRKNGHNHATGRQQFVCKDCSKHFLLKPIDEND from the coding sequence ATGAGAATTTACGGCTGTACCAATCAAAGAGATTTAGTAGAACTACCTAATACACATCTTGAGAAAATTTACAACATTGTTTTACCTAATTCTAGTTCTAATAAAAGAATAATTGGATATGCAAGATTAAGCAGTAGAGAACAGCATTTAGAGGGTTATTCACTAGAAGCTCAGATGATGAGATTGATCAATGCTGGTTGCAACGAAATCATATTTGATATTCAGAGTGGTCGCCAATATAAAGAGCGCGATCGCAAGGGCTTCCAAGAATTACTTAGATTAATAGAACTTGGTCAAGTTGATGAGTTGGTTGTTGATCGGATTGATAGGTTAGGTCGATCTGTCCTGTCAATTAGGAAGGCGATCGATTTTCTTTCTGCAAAGGGGCAAAAGCTGCGATCGCTAAGAGAACAAATAGATACTGATACTGCCAGTGGTAAGTTAATGCTCAATATGCACGCTAGTCTTGCTGAATATTATTCTGATGCTTTGAGCGAAGCAGTGAAAAATGGACACCGTGGGATGAGAGAGCGCAATTCTGCATACTTTCCAATATTTGGGTACAAAGTTGAAAATCAAAAATATGTACCCGACTATACGGAGGTTCTATGTCTAATAGATGGTCGGCAAACCTTAACTAAAGTAGATATTGCCAAGGACTTAATCAAAACTTATCTGGAATTTAGAAGTTTTCGAGCTGCCCGTATAGCGATCGCAAAAAAGTACGGAATTAATCACATTCCAGATACAGCTTGTGGCAGAGGTAGTAACCAGCAAGGGCGCGTAAAAATGCCGATTACATCTGCTGGCTTTAGTAGTTGGCTAAATAATCCAATACTTCGGGGTCATACCTGCTATGGACGATCTGGTAAGCAACGAACTAGACACAGTTCTAAATGGGATATTCGAGTGAATACACATGAAGGCATTATGAGTGAATCAGAATATCAAGAAGTAAGCCAATTGCTCCAATGGAACGTCGATCATCATGTTAGGCACAATGGGAAGACAAAGCCAATACACCCGCTATCTGGGTTAATTAAATGTGCAGAATGTGGTGGTACTCATCGGGTCTATTACACAATGGGACGAGAGAAAGTCTATATGTATGGCTGTAGTAACTATGCTAACTATCGGTCATGTACTCAAAAGCAAGTAATTCAGTACAGACTAGTTGAGCCATTGGTACTAAAAATATTATCTGAACGAGCAGTTAATCTCGCCCAACTTGCTAATACTGTTAACCCAGTACCAGAGATACCAAAGCTTCGGGAATTGCGATCGCAGTTATTAGGATTAGAAAATCTTGGCAATAACCCTGCCCTTGAAGCTGCTAAGAGAGATTTACAACGCCAGATAGAGCTAATTCAATTTGAGCAAAAGTCCAATGAATTAAATGCTAAGTCTGTTCACTCTCTGACTGCTGAAGTATTTGCTAATCCACTTTACTGGTCAACTTTGGATCAACAGAATAAGCAGGATATTTTTAGAGCATTGATCAAAGAAATTTTAGTTAGAGGTCAATATGTTCTAGGGGTAACTTTAAGAGATGGTCATGCTGTCCAATTTCCAGATTTGAAAGTACCAAAAGAATTGAAAGGTCACAAGATAGTAGTTGGCACTAAAGTTATAGTCTGCTCCCGTTGGGGCGATCGCAAAGAAGGCGAGGTAACTCAAATAACTTATCGCAGCAATACTGAAAGTACAAAGCGTTTAACCGTTAATTGCGAAAAAGAGACAATTTACTTTGATAGACGAACTGGTAGAGAAGTCCCACCATCTGGAAAGGTTGATAGGTATGTTGTAACAAGATGGATCGAAATTGAAACTAAAGATAAGCCAAGTATTCATTGTCCAGTTTGTAATAGCGATCGCCTCCGTAAGAATGGTCATAATCATGCTACTGGTAGGCAACAATTTGTTTGTAAGGATTGTTCTAAGCACTTCCTACTCAAACCTATTGATGAGAATGATTAA
- the atpB gene encoding F0F1 ATP synthase subunit A — MINQLLSYSHFTNFAALEVGKHFYWQIGSLEVHGQVLIVSWIVIGVLVLASAIATSNIQLIPVGFQNFMEYALEFVQGIAKDQIGEKEYRAWVPFVGSLFLFIFVSNWLGALVPWKLIELPGGELAAPTSDINTTVALALLVSASYFYAGLSRRGLEYFSRYVQSSPLLLPLWVLEDFTKPLSLSFRLFGNILADELVVGVLVLLVPLFVPLPVMILGLFTSGIQALIFSTLAASYIGEAMEGHGEEEHEHA; from the coding sequence ATGATAAATCAACTATTGTCATACTCTCACTTCACTAATTTTGCTGCCCTAGAAGTAGGAAAGCACTTTTACTGGCAGATTGGCAGTTTAGAAGTCCATGGACAGGTTCTAATCGTTAGTTGGATCGTAATTGGTGTACTAGTTTTAGCCTCGGCGATCGCTACCAGCAATATCCAACTTATTCCTGTAGGGTTTCAAAACTTTATGGAATATGCACTTGAATTTGTACAGGGTATTGCAAAAGATCAGATTGGAGAAAAAGAGTATCGAGCTTGGGTGCCTTTTGTGGGTAGTTTATTTCTATTCATTTTTGTATCCAATTGGTTGGGAGCGCTGGTACCATGGAAGCTAATAGAACTTCCTGGTGGAGAGCTAGCTGCCCCTACTAGTGATATCAATACTACAGTCGCCCTAGCTTTACTTGTATCTGCTTCTTATTTTTATGCTGGACTTAGTCGCAGAGGACTAGAATATTTCTCCAGATATGTCCAATCATCTCCCTTACTCCTTCCTCTGTGGGTTTTAGAAGATTTCACAAAACCTCTCTCCCTAAGTTTCCGTCTTTTTGGAAATATATTAGCAGACGAACTAGTGGTTGGGGTTCTAGTCCTTTTGGTACCACTATTTGTGCCGTTGCCTGTGATGATTTTAGGGCTGTTTACCAGTGGGATTCAAGCTCTGATTTTTTCAACTCTGGCAGCTTCTTACATTGGTGAAGCCATGGAAGGACATGGTGAAGAAGAGCATGAGCATGCTTAG
- the atpE gene encoding ATP synthase F0 subunit C: MDPLIAAASVLAASIAIGLAAVGPGIGQGTAAGQALEGIARQPEAEGKIRGTLLLSLAFMEALTIYGLVIALILLFANPFAA, from the coding sequence ATGGATCCATTAATTGCCGCCGCTTCTGTTCTTGCTGCTAGTATTGCTATTGGTTTAGCTGCTGTTGGACCTGGTATCGGTCAAGGTACCGCTGCTGGGCAAGCTCTGGAAGGTATTGCTCGTCAGCCTGAAGCTGAAGGTAAAATTCGCGGAACCCTTCTATTGAGTTTGGCTTTTATGGAAGCTCTGACTATTTACGGGCTGGTTATAGCTCTAATCTTATTATTTGCTAACCCTTTTGCTGCTTAG
- a CDS encoding prepilin-type N-terminal cleavage/methylation domain-containing protein has protein sequence MNTTEPIKYRGYTYWIAGTEGKFFGYIEAVPKMINRSEQTFGNIEAAESFLIGQIDLACGDAIKYVGDRGYTLLEILVVMTMIGILSAIAAPGWIGFLNNQSVRSANGKVYSAIAQAKSEAKLNKVTKIVEFRQNGINAEYAVYTSGDTPIWQTLSDDVTVSAIAIPINYQGTINPNNVPSQVTITKGNLKRCTSIVTLLGAVRQGEGTECP, from the coding sequence ATGAACACAACAGAACCAATTAAATATCGTGGTTACACTTACTGGATTGCTGGCACTGAGGGTAAGTTCTTTGGCTACATTGAAGCTGTGCCAAAAATGATCAATCGATCCGAGCAGACCTTTGGAAACATCGAGGCGGCGGAGAGTTTTCTAATCGGTCAAATCGACTTGGCTTGTGGTGATGCCATTAAGTATGTGGGCGACCGTGGTTATACTTTGCTAGAAATATTGGTAGTCATGACAATGATTGGTATTTTGAGTGCGATCGCTGCGCCCGGTTGGATTGGCTTTCTAAATAATCAAAGTGTCAGGTCAGCTAATGGCAAAGTTTATAGTGCTATAGCTCAAGCCAAGTCAGAGGCAAAGCTGAATAAGGTAACGAAGATCGTTGAATTTAGGCAGAACGGTATTAATGCTGAGTATGCAGTCTATACCAGTGGTGATACTCCAATTTGGCAGACATTGAGTGATGATGTTACCGTCAGTGCGATCGCTATCCCAATTAATTATCAAGGAACTATAAATCCTAATAATGTACCGAGCCAAGTAACTATCACCAAGGGCAATCTCAAGCGGTGTACAAGCATAGTCACTTTGCTGGGAGCAGTCAGGCAAGGGGAGGGTACAGAATGTCCATAA
- a CDS encoding CHASE2 domain-containing protein translates to MMPLNSKFVPDQVKQILLGLGNFSGRYRKQVIATVITIATAIGVVGMREFGAWQAVELKGLDYLFLLRPPELKDDRFVIVEISEDDIQRQSKWPWSDQLFADLINRISNAKASVIVIDKYLDIPISSGRKNLVQSMKTAKNVVNVTFIEQANRRGIELAQDLADVSYAGFANFVTDAGLVARRALLAVDYDSLALQAVKLYLQTKSLATIDFDPKNQTFVIKNKSRTIPIPRLQKHYGGYHNIDASGYQILLNYRGKERSFTHISAVDLLQGKIDPKILRDRIVLIGVTAVSVKDSYSTPYSTGEDTGIMYGVEVHANIMSQLLSAALDDRPFIQVWNQGWESLWIAVWTLAGGALAIYSPKVLRNLGILVVLAGSLGILVYLAFINALWIPFFPAIAGMILANTLVVSYEFSSEQADRQLLMGIFSRHVSKELVEIIWDKRDLFIHEGRISGQEVFVTVLFTDMRNFSTGAEAQKPGETLDWLNEYLGAIASVVLEHGGMVDKYIGDAVMAVFGVPVPHISEAERLKDAQNAVSAAIGIAKKLTELNQTWMQRGLPPTVTGIGINTGVVIAGSLGSKERLEYSVIGDVVNVAARLESLNKEVDGGEYHILISEETLACLEDKFVTEFAGNIALKGRTSETAIHRVLDHA, encoded by the coding sequence ATGATGCCACTGAATAGCAAATTTGTCCCAGATCAGGTAAAACAAATATTGCTAGGCTTAGGTAATTTTTCGGGTCGTTATCGTAAGCAGGTGATTGCGACTGTGATTACTATTGCTACTGCCATTGGCGTTGTGGGAATGCGGGAATTCGGTGCCTGGCAGGCAGTTGAGCTTAAGGGGCTAGATTATTTATTTCTGCTCCGTCCACCTGAGCTTAAAGACGATCGCTTTGTGATTGTGGAAATTAGTGAGGATGATATTCAGCGGCAGAGTAAATGGCCCTGGTCTGATCAATTATTTGCAGATTTAATTAACAGGATCAGTAATGCTAAAGCATCAGTCATTGTGATTGATAAATACCTAGATATTCCCATTAGTTCGGGACGTAAAAATCTAGTTCAGTCAATGAAAACAGCTAAAAACGTAGTCAACGTTACCTTCATTGAGCAGGCAAATAGAAGGGGGATAGAACTGGCTCAGGATTTAGCAGATGTTAGCTACGCAGGATTTGCCAATTTTGTCACTGATGCGGGTTTGGTAGCACGCAGAGCTTTATTAGCGGTGGACTATGATTCTTTGGCTTTACAGGCAGTTAAGTTATATTTACAAACCAAGTCTTTAGCAACCATTGATTTTGACCCCAAAAACCAGACTTTTGTGATTAAGAATAAGTCTCGGACGATCCCAATTCCCCGCTTACAAAAACACTATGGTGGCTATCATAATATTGATGCTAGTGGTTATCAAATTCTGTTGAATTATCGTGGTAAGGAAAGGTCTTTTACGCATATTTCGGCTGTTGATCTGTTGCAGGGTAAAATTGATCCCAAAATTCTGCGCGATCGCATTGTTTTAATTGGCGTAACTGCGGTGAGTGTCAAGGATAGTTATTCTACGCCCTATAGCACAGGGGAAGATACGGGGATCATGTATGGGGTAGAAGTTCATGCCAATATTATGAGCCAGCTATTATCTGCAGCTCTTGATGATCGCCCATTTATTCAAGTCTGGAACCAAGGGTGGGAATCTCTATGGATTGCGGTATGGACATTGGCAGGTGGAGCTTTGGCAATTTATTCCCCTAAGGTGTTAAGGAATTTAGGAATTTTAGTGGTATTGGCGGGCAGTTTAGGCATATTAGTGTATCTTGCTTTCATAAATGCTTTATGGATTCCTTTTTTCCCAGCGATCGCAGGCATGATTTTAGCTAATACCTTAGTTGTTAGTTATGAATTTTCCTCAGAACAAGCGGATCGACAATTATTAATGGGAATTTTTTCCCGCCATGTGTCCAAGGAATTGGTGGAAATTATCTGGGATAAACGGGATTTATTTATCCATGAGGGTAGAATATCGGGACAGGAAGTATTTGTAACGGTTCTGTTTACGGATATGCGGAACTTTAGTACTGGGGCAGAGGCGCAAAAACCCGGAGAAACCTTAGATTGGCTCAATGAATATCTAGGAGCGATCGCTTCCGTAGTTTTAGAACACGGTGGGATGGTGGATAAATATATTGGCGATGCGGTTATGGCGGTATTTGGGGTACCTGTACCTCATATTTCTGAGGCAGAAAGGCTTAAGGACGCTCAAAATGCTGTGAGTGCGGCGATCGGGATTGCCAAAAAACTCACAGAATTAAATCAAACATGGATGCAAAGGGGTTTACCACCCACAGTTACGGGAATCGGCATCAACACTGGCGTAGTCATTGCTGGCAGTTTAGGAAGTAAGGAACGTCTAGAATATTCTGTAATTGGCGATGTGGTTAACGTGGCTGCCCGTTTAGAAAGCTTAAATAAAGAAGTGGATGGTGGGGAGTACCATATTTTAATTAGTGAGGAGACATTGGCATGTTTAGAGGATAAATTTGTCACAGAGTTTGCGGGAAATATTGCCCTAAAAGGACGCACCTCAGAAACAGCAATTCATCGAGTTTTAGATCATGCTTAG
- a CDS encoding radical SAM protein: MSNHNFDSEKLLFEPCSPDPNAIGIIYAFPNTYTVGITSLGYQFVWADLATRPTVEVSRWFTDTHEPLPRSPELLGFSFSWELDYANILGALESLSIPINQSDRSSKHPLVFAGGAVPTANPEPFAEWFDFLLLGDGEELVGNMIAHYQQVRSAPRHEKLRLLSQVAGIYVPSLYEVKYAGIDGAITSIQPIAPDITATITKQTHKGNTLSASTVVTEKAAWSNIYMVEVARSCPEMCRFCLASYLTLPFRTPSAEGSLIPAIERGLKVTNRLGLLGASITQHPEFETLLDYIAQPQFDSVRLSLASVRTNTLSLKLCQILSSRDSRSVTIAVESGSERLRQIINKKLHNEEIQQAAANAQAGGLSALKLYGMVGVPQEEDADIDQTIEMLLAVKKTAPKLKISFGCSTFVPKSHTPWQWLGVDAHGDKKLKYLQKHLAPKGIDFRPESYKDSIIQALISRGDRRIQSVLKLAYEYAEHKIPSDGMYKRAFKELKGQIPPLEYYVYANWTTDTILPWQHLLGALPAGTLIKHLESSLNL; the protein is encoded by the coding sequence TTGTCCAATCATAACTTCGACTCCGAGAAGCTTCTATTTGAACCCTGTAGCCCTGATCCCAATGCGATCGGGATTATCTATGCTTTTCCCAATACCTATACCGTTGGTATTACTAGCCTTGGTTATCAGTTTGTGTGGGCAGACTTGGCAACTAGACCCACCGTGGAAGTTAGTCGATGGTTTACGGATACCCATGAGCCTTTACCCCGATCGCCTGAACTTTTGGGATTTTCATTTTCGTGGGAGCTTGACTATGCCAATATTTTAGGGGCTTTAGAAAGTTTAAGTATTCCTATTAACCAAAGCGATCGCAGTTCAAAACATCCCCTAGTATTTGCAGGTGGTGCAGTCCCTACAGCTAATCCCGAACCCTTTGCTGAGTGGTTTGATTTTTTACTGCTTGGCGATGGTGAAGAACTGGTAGGAAATATGATTGCCCATTATCAACAGGTTCGATCTGCTCCCCGTCACGAAAAATTGCGATTGCTCAGTCAAGTTGCAGGAATTTATGTACCAAGTTTATATGAAGTTAAATATGCAGGAATTGATGGGGCGATCACTTCTATTCAACCCATAGCCCCAGACATCACCGCTACAATTACCAAACAAACCCATAAAGGTAATACCCTTTCCGCTTCCACCGTAGTTACGGAAAAAGCCGCTTGGTCAAATATTTACATGGTGGAGGTTGCCCGTAGTTGTCCCGAAATGTGTAGATTTTGTCTTGCCAGCTATTTGACTTTGCCGTTTAGGACTCCCAGTGCTGAAGGTAGCTTAATTCCTGCCATTGAGCGCGGCTTAAAAGTGACGAATAGATTAGGATTACTCGGTGCCTCTATTACCCAACATCCCGAATTTGAGACCTTACTCGACTATATTGCTCAGCCCCAGTTTGACTCAGTGCGCCTTAGTTTAGCATCGGTACGGACTAATACTTTATCCTTAAAACTCTGTCAAATCTTGAGTAGTCGAGATAGTCGTTCCGTGACGATCGCTGTGGAAAGTGGTTCCGAAAGATTGCGCCAAATTATTAACAAAAAACTCCATAACGAGGAAATTCAACAGGCTGCTGCCAATGCCCAAGCAGGAGGACTAAGTGCCTTAAAACTCTACGGTATGGTGGGAGTACCCCAAGAAGAAGATGCAGACATCGATCAAACCATTGAGATGCTTTTAGCTGTGAAAAAAACTGCTCCTAAGCTTAAAATTAGCTTTGGATGTAGTACCTTTGTCCCTAAATCCCATACACCGTGGCAATGGTTAGGAGTTGATGCTCACGGGGATAAAAAACTCAAGTACTTACAAAAACATCTTGCGCCTAAAGGCATAGATTTTCGCCCTGAAAGTTATAAGGATTCAATTATTCAGGCTTTAATTTCCCGAGGCGATCGCCGTATTCAATCTGTACTCAAACTAGCATACGAATATGCAGAACATAAAATCCCCAGTGACGGGATGTATAAACGTGCATTTAAGGAACTAAAAGGACAAATTCCGCCCTTAGAGTATTATGTCTATGCTAATTGGACAACGGATACAATTTTACCTTGGCAGCATTTGCTCGGTGCTTTACCCGCAGGTACGTTAATTAAACATTTAGAATCTTCCTTGAATTTGTAA
- a CDS encoding HNH endonuclease, with the protein MNRKLYPDDWKAIATEIKQAVAWKCEECGKQCRRNGESWAEFFSDWDMQSSEFAEAIDHPQRFTLTVAHLDHHPENCDRSNLRALCKPCHLRYDVGQMAMKKRLKKEREGQLRLEVDR; encoded by the coding sequence ATGAATCGAAAACTATACCCAGATGACTGGAAGGCGATCGCAACTGAGATTAAGCAAGCAGTTGCCTGGAAATGCGAGGAATGCGGTAAACAATGCCGTAGGAATGGTGAATCATGGGCAGAGTTTTTCTCAGACTGGGATATGCAGAGTTCCGAGTTTGCCGAGGCGATAGATCATCCCCAGCGATTTACTTTAACGGTTGCTCATTTAGATCATCATCCTGAAAATTGCGATCGCTCGAACTTAAGAGCATTATGTAAACCATGCCATCTCAGGTATGACGTTGGGCAAATGGCAATGAAAAAGCGACTTAAGAAAGAACGTGAAGGTCAGCTAAGACTGGAGGTAGATCGATGA
- a CDS encoding F0F1 ATP synthase subunit B', translating to MTLYSTPLLTVLLAVESAESSGGLFDFDATLPIMAAQILILVAVLNKIFFKPLTKAIDDRNDYVRTNIAGAKERLEKAKLVAAQYESELAETRKSSQALLLAAQSDANKIRAEQIAATLAESQAQVAAAKAEIEQQRSEAIAALDVQVDVLSRQILEKLLGNLVNS from the coding sequence ATGACACTTTACTCAACACCTTTATTAACGGTTTTATTAGCGGTTGAGTCCGCAGAATCCAGTGGTGGCTTGTTTGACTTCGATGCGACTTTGCCAATAATGGCTGCGCAAATTTTAATACTAGTGGCAGTCTTAAATAAAATTTTCTTTAAGCCTTTAACTAAAGCAATTGATGATCGAAATGATTATGTGCGCACGAATATTGCTGGAGCTAAGGAGCGATTAGAAAAGGCTAAATTAGTAGCTGCACAGTATGAATCTGAATTAGCTGAAACTCGTAAATCATCTCAAGCCTTGCTTTTAGCTGCTCAAAGTGATGCTAATAAAATTCGAGCCGAACAGATCGCTGCTACCTTAGCGGAGTCTCAAGCCCAAGTTGCCGCAGCAAAAGCTGAAATTGAACAACAGAGATCAGAAGCTATAGCTGCTTTAGATGTCCAAGTAGATGTTCTCAGTCGCCAAATTTTGGAAAAACTGCTTGGGAATCTGGTGAATAGCTGA
- a CDS encoding DNA cytosine methyltransferase yields MRHLDLFSGIGGFTLAAEQVGGIKTTQFVEIDPDAQAVLRSHWRDIPIHEDIRTYQCSRGNFDLTTVGFPCTGTSIAGTRTGLDHEHSGLWFEALRVINECRPRFIIIENPTGLLSHRLLNRGMDRVLWGLSESGYDAEWQTISAAALKAPHRRERVFIIAYPECLEIHGQKPTCWADQVRDMVQEQRAISRFPMFESTDDGAVVRFPDGLDEVPVGVERGSPGRIRSRYLFGRTVVPACAAIALRRVKYLNSCIERS; encoded by the coding sequence ATGCGACACCTTGACTTATTTTCAGGAATCGGAGGCTTTACCCTCGCAGCCGAGCAAGTTGGTGGAATTAAAACCACGCAGTTTGTCGAAATCGATCCCGATGCCCAAGCCGTCCTGCGATCGCACTGGCGAGATATACCAATCCACGAAGACATCAGAACTTACCAATGTTCTAGGGGAAACTTCGACCTTACGACCGTTGGATTTCCATGCACGGGTACAAGTATCGCAGGTACAAGGACAGGACTTGACCACGAACATAGTGGACTTTGGTTTGAAGCACTCAGAGTCATCAACGAGTGCCGACCAAGGTTTATCATCATCGAAAACCCCACAGGATTACTCAGTCATCGGTTACTCAATAGAGGAATGGATAGAGTCCTTTGGGGACTTTCCGAAAGCGGGTACGATGCAGAATGGCAGACTATTTCCGCAGCCGCACTTAAAGCCCCCCACCGTAGAGAAAGGGTTTTTATCATTGCCTACCCCGAATGCCTCGAAATCCACGGGCAGAAGCCGACCTGCTGGGCAGACCAAGTGCGAGACATGGTTCAAGAACAACGGGCTATTAGCAGATTCCCAATGTTTGAGTCCACAGACGATGGCGCAGTTGTTAGGTTTCCCGATGGACTGGACGAGGTGCCTGTGGGAGTCGAAAGAGGATCGCCTGGAAGAATTAGAAGTCGATACCTATTCGGAAGAACTGTTGTGCCTGCCTGTGCAGCGATCGCCCTTAGAAGAGTTAAGTATCTCAATTCCTGCATCGAGCGCAGTTGA
- the rbfA gene encoding 30S ribosome-binding factor RbfA has product MATSRRVARVAELIKREVSVMLLQEIKDDRVGAGMVSVTEVNVSGDLQHTKIFVSIYGSEEAKAETMAGLTAATGFIRREIGQRLALRRTPEVIFQEDRSFERGSKVLSLLNQLSREREQKSISEIEEDDHDATE; this is encoded by the coding sequence ATGGCTACAAGTCGTAGAGTTGCCCGAGTGGCAGAGCTAATTAAGCGGGAGGTAAGCGTGATGCTACTCCAAGAAATTAAAGATGATCGCGTTGGCGCAGGCATGGTCAGCGTTACCGAAGTAAATGTATCGGGTGATTTGCAGCATACTAAAATTTTTGTCAGTATTTATGGTAGTGAAGAGGCAAAAGCTGAAACCATGGCAGGATTAACCGCTGCTACGGGATTTATTCGCCGAGAAATTGGACAAAGGTTGGCTTTACGTCGAACCCCTGAAGTGATTTTTCAAGAAGATCGCTCCTTTGAACGGGGTAGTAAAGTGCTATCACTTTTAAATCAACTCAGTCGAGAACGGGAACAAAAATCCATTAGCGAGATAGAAGAAGACGATCATGATGCCACTGAATAG
- a CDS encoding RecQ family ATP-dependent DNA helicase: MDWDTVRTKFKQVWGYDDFRPPQGEVIANLLARQDSMVILATGSGKSICFQLPALLQNGLTLVVSPLLSLIEDQVKDLQSRNLAAAALHSSLSSLERKQVFKRISSLRLLYLSPETLLSKPVWERLSDPDLVIVGMMIDEAHCLGQWGDSFRPDYRRLGVVRSALMTHKPASHGNMAIAAFTATADPKTQSDLKSCLKLHTPQLIRTSPYRSNLSLNVAIAWTMAGRKSQTLKFIQAHKGQSGLIYVRSRRDTEELAEWLKGQSFLTSAYHAGLPSSEKREIERKWLVGGYPFVIASSAFGLGTIIQLEV, translated from the coding sequence ATGGACTGGGATACAGTTCGCACTAAGTTTAAGCAGGTCTGGGGATATGATGATTTTCGTCCACCCCAAGGAGAAGTAATTGCTAATTTACTTGCTCGCCAAGACAGTATGGTGATTTTAGCAACTGGTAGTGGTAAATCTATTTGCTTTCAATTACCTGCTCTACTCCAAAATGGACTAACTTTAGTAGTCTCGCCATTATTATCGCTGATTGAAGACCAAGTTAAAGATTTACAAAGTCGTAACCTTGCTGCTGCTGCCCTCCATAGCAGTTTATCCAGCCTGGAGCGCAAACAAGTATTTAAAAGAATCTCTAGCCTCAGACTTTTATATCTTTCCCCTGAAACCCTCTTAAGTAAACCAGTTTGGGAAAGACTTAGCGATCCAGATTTAGTAATTGTAGGCATGATGATTGATGAAGCTCACTGTTTGGGGCAGTGGGGAGATTCCTTTCGCCCAGACTATCGTCGCTTAGGAGTTGTACGTTCAGCTTTAATGACCCATAAACCTGCTAGTCATGGCAATATGGCGATCGCTGCATTTACCGCTACAGCCGATCCTAAAACGCAATCTGACCTTAAGTCTTGCCTAAAACTACATACACCTCAACTAATCCGCACCAGTCCCTATCGTTCTAATTTAAGCTTAAATGTGGCGATTGCATGGACAATGGCAGGCAGAAAGAGCCAAACCTTAAAATTTATTCAAGCTCACAAAGGACAATCTGGCTTAATTTATGTTCGCAGTCGCCGTGATACTGAAGAGTTAGCAGAATGGCTCAAGGGGCAATCTTTTCTGACTTCGGCATATCATGCAGGCTTACCCAGTTCGGAAAAACGAGAAATTGAACGTAAATGGTTAGTTGGCGGCTACCCCTTTGTGATCGCAAGCTCCGCATTTGGGCTGGGAACTATCATACAATTGGAAGTGTAA